taataataataataatagaagcAGTTACCTGAATTGTGTTCATTAGTTGAAGCAtaccaacttgagtttgaaGGTACTTCACATATCTAGAAGCTGCATGGAGCATCTCAGCTGTGTTCATCTTTGGTCCACCAGGAACCAACTTTCCAAGCTCTTGTGTCTTCTCTGTGATCTTCCTTCTTCTCTCCCTTGCCGCTATACTCTGTGCAGAAATAGTTCTCTCACTGTCCTTCTTCTCACTCTCATTATTAATTCCCACACAAAAACCATTGCGTACAACTTCAGGAACCATGAAGTCTGATGAAGGTACTGCTACTGCTGCAGGTAATAGTAATTCTTCTGCTAATGCTGCTTCTTCTGATGGTAATAAGGAAGATGAATTCAGTATAAACCCATCAAATAGACTGGGCGATGCAAACTCCTTGAGTGGAGGAGGGAGTTGGAGTTCTTCATCCTCATGAAAGTACTTTTGGCGTTTGGGACATGAAAGAAGGGTATTAACATTAGAATATTCGGTCTGAAATAGATCATTGGGTGAGATAAAGGAGTTATGAGAAGAAGTGCAATCAGGACCATGTTGATGAGAAGACAAAAATTCATTATTAAGGTCAAAATAAGGGTCAAAGAAAAAGTTGTTAGGAAACAAGCCTTCCTGGTTGTGTTGGTGGTAATAATGGTCAGGTGTAAGTTCTTCTGGTGTAGTTAGTTCATGAAAATTGGTGGTAAAATTTTCTGATATTAATGAATTTTGAAGTGCATCTCCATTCAAGTACGTACTCAGTGCCATTGAAAATAGTAATAGAAAAACAGAAGTTAAAACCTGAAATGATAGTAAAGTTGAATTAGTGTAATGGAATAGTAAAATAGAAAATTAGTGTAGCATTTAATTAACTACTCTCCTCTACTATGTACATGAGAATGTCCAAGTTAATGATTAAGCTAAAGTTCAAATAAATACATGCTACTAAGTGAAAATAAAAATCTTTCtgtataaagataaaaaatgacAAAAGAATCTTAGTTTGAAAGCTACAAAATCTTTTAACGTACCTTTTCTTGACTTGGAAAGCTACAGAATctttgaagagaaagagagagaaaagagagtaATAAGACTATAGAAGACTTATACGAGCAGTACAGTAGAGCTGTATGTAAAAATGATAGTTACATGTAAATACATAAACTGACTCTTATGCTCCTTCCTAGTGTGCTACTTTGTGGGTTCAGATTTTCTAGGAGAAGTTACAAAGGCAGTTacatttctatttttttattttatgattttttttcatCACTTACTATGCTATTAATCATTCAGATAATTATAACATATATTGTTTATGTATGTTATCTATTAATTTCTTTTGCCATCAAAATATTAAGTTTGATATCaaaattatttgttaaaaattgaaaataaattttatatggattatttttataaattattatataccaTCACTTAAATGAAAGAATAAATtaacaaacattattaataaTGTATCactaaattatattaaagacaacgataataaaaaatactaataaaagttttaatatttaaaatatatcttttattatatatatctatataaaaaactatttgttaaaaaatattggTTAACTATCTTAGCTAAACTAATTACatgtttattataattatacttatttaactaataaataaaaaggtaGACTAATAAGCACCATAAGTGcatgataatataataatattttattaatatttttttttaaattctgttccacttatttttttttagaattttcagTATGTTTTCTAATAGTTAGGTGCCAAATATGTAATTTAACGATTTATCATAGTTTTTTTTGCTTGTTTATGTTGAGtttaaacaatatataattatcaaaaaaattatttgtataacttattattcataattaatttatcgtatattttgaaaatacctttaattcatattttaaaaataattgtactaaatataatataaaatatttacttCAAAAAATAGGTACTAATGTttcataattattattatttgtagtCAAGATAAATAGGTACTAATGTTTCATAATTGTACTAATAGTAAAATTTGaagataaattttattcaagAAGAAGGTATTGTAATATTGCCGTGATaggataaaataaattaaagatgTGTACTAAAGATAGAGTACTGTGagtattttattatatatgatTGAATACTTTTAACTTATTTTATGATGAatgtataatataatatttatattaaattgtAAGTAATAAACAACAAGATTTTCATATAAGgattaaaaaacaaattttgTCCGTCATTCATGTTAAAAAATTCATCACGTTCATAATAATAAGATAATGatgtataaataattttttcaaaatatacaTTGACACATGATTCTAATCACTAAATAATGAGCAAAGAACAAAATTCAACCACTActatattcaaataaaaatttttaacctAAACAAAATCATGTAAAGTTATACACCTGCTAAAATATAAGAGTACACAGttaaactgaaaaaaaaaaaaaggtggtGCTCTGAAGGCGATTGCAGAAATAAATCAATTCAGGCTGCGCGGGAAAACTGTGTATGTAGGAGAAGCCAAGTTTCGAAGGAATTTTCAGGTGGGGAACCGACGGGTGAATGTGGATACTGGACGAGACTTGGAAAGAAAGCCAGAGAATGCTGTTACTGATAACGGGGCTCAGCGAGAACTGGAGAGGGAGCCCGAGCACATGCTTACTGCTAAGGAGCCGGTGATCAATCCTGGGTTAGGAGACCCGCGTGTAGTTGGCCGAACGCTACTCAAGCAGGGCAAGGGGTGCTCGAAAAGGGTGGAAGTTCCCATTGTGGCGGACAATATGAACTGGTTGGTAAGGAGCTTAGTAGGATGCACGCTGAAACCTATAGACCTCCATTTGTTGAAGAGAGTTATCCAAGCAAATCTGCATCATGTGGAGACTGTTAGGGAGATCGGAGAAACTAAAGTCTTGGTGTAGAATATGCTGATGAGGCTTATAATTTTAAGATGGATACTCTGTTGCAAGTCCTTCATCGGGTCAGGCGTTGGGAAGAGACAGAACGCTGTGTGTCTCGCAGGGTGTGGTTGGAGTGTCACGGAGTGCCTCTGCATGTCTGGTCACCAGAAACATTTAAAGCAATAGGAGGTTTATGGGGCAATGTTCTTCATTGTCTTATCCAAACAGGAGAAGGGGCTTCCTTCCGGGTGGGTAGGATTGAAGTTGAAACAGAGAAGTTTGATACGATTAGCGACTGGGTACAACTTGCTGTTGGGGAAAATGAATTTACGATAATTGTGAAAGAGGTGGGGTTGGGGAATGATGGAACGGCGATCTTGGAGGAGGAAGGGCGGGTCCAGGAGGGGCATAACGTGGCCGGTTCTTGTGTTCATAATATGAAGATGACAAAGGTGCAGTGGGATCCGGCGGCGGATCTGATAATCGGGAATGCCCAGGGGGGTGATTGTGGGGAGGACAGAATAGTAATTCCGGAGGTGATATTCAATGATGTGAACGTTGAGTTTTTGAATTTCAAACATCAAGCATATGCAACAGATTCGGTGAGTCGTACCCAGAATCTTGATCAGGCGGTTATGAAGGGATATGGTTGTGAAGAGGTGGATTCTGACAGAACGGTTACAGAGGATTTTGGTGCAGGGAGAGAAAGGGATATTGGCTATCCTAATATACAAAGTGGGCCTTTAAGTTTGGGCCAGTCACCCTTTTACCGGGTATGTTCATGCAGGAAGGAGTGTGAGCTGGGCCTAGCACAATTAAGCCCAAAAACAAATCAGATTAGGAGAGGGCCACGGGGCTTGGAGAGTGTGCAGTTTGGGAGGGAGAATGAGGGTGGGCCTGATTTTGATGGGCAAGGGTTGGACCGGGATGCTGAAAACCTAACCCAGGAGGATTCGGGTCGGGCAGAGGGGAACCAACTTCAGATTGTCTCCCCTGCTGTGTTGGCGGCGGCGAACCTTGACTCTCCTGTGGCGTTAGTGGCACCTGACCGGGTGGGCGTGGGGGTGGTAGATGGCGAGGCCAGGCCGCTCCCGCTGTGCCAGTTACCGGCCAGCTCTTTGGATGGTGCGAGGTTGGACCTGGCCGGCTCTCTGGACGTCGCGACTTCGGATCTGGGTTCGGTGCAGGTTGTGAGAGGGGATGTGGCTGGTGGCTACGGGATGGAAACGAGGGAGGGGTTGCGGTTTGGCAAGGGAGGCATGGTACAGGGGACAAGGGAGGTAGAAGGGGATTTCGCGGACACGGACGGTGCTGCTGATGGGGCTGAACGGCTGCACCTGGTCCGGCTGGGCGAGAAGGAGACGCCATTGGGGGCAAACCGAAGAGTAGGGGAGGGCATGCAAGAAGCGCTGGCTGAGGTTGAAGACACCTTAGAGGTTGAAGCTGATTCTGGAACAGGTGGAGGGCGGAACATAAAAGGAGCTGAAGTTAGAATTTCCAAGGAAGCACAGGTTAAGGAAAATCAAGTAACATGGGCACTGGCAGTGGAATCTGGTGCGGTGTTGTACGATGAAGACGTGGATATTATGAGTATTTTACAGGCTCAGAATGAAAAAATAGCAGAGAAGCGCAAGCTGgcaaaaaggaaagaaaaggcaAGACGGAGTCGGCCTAAGAATAAAATTAAGGTGAGTAGTACTTTGATTAAATGATTGTGAGCTGTTGGAATGTTAGGGGGTTGAGGGGAGACGGAAAGTTGAGTATGGTAAAAATGTTGAAGACAAAATATAATGTGAACATGTTAGGATTGCTTGAAACAAAAAGGGAGATTATTTCGAAATATGATGTTGCTAGGATTTGGGGTACTAGTTCTGTGGGTTGGGAGTTTGTGGAGTCTGTTGGGGCAGCTGGGGGGCTGTTGTTGATGTGGGATGACATGATATTTAAGAGAAGTAACTGTTATAAAGGTGAGAGGTGGGTGTGCATTGAAGGTTTAGCAACAAAGAATAATTTTCAGTGTGCTGTT
The Arachis stenosperma cultivar V10309 chromosome 7, arast.V10309.gnm1.PFL2, whole genome shotgun sequence genome window above contains:
- the LOC130939997 gene encoding transcription factor bHLH52-like, with the translated sequence MVPEVVRNGFCVGINNESEKKDSERTISAQSIAARERRRKITEKTQELGKLVPGGPKMNTAEMLHAASRYVKYLQTQVGMLQLMNTIQKEDEVAPPSEDLCALVTSPSVQEKLYSEELCFVPKDFVATLTNQRDVRSKPTILKDLKELIETNNLQKKA